A window of Bdellovibrio svalbardensis genomic DNA:
AGTGGCGTGTTACTTTTTGCCTTGTCCTCTGAATCTGCCCGGGAAGTGTCGCGTCTTTTTGCAGAGCGCTTAACCAAAAAAACCTATCACGCTGTCGTTCGTGGCTACACTCCCGTGGAAGGGGACATTCATATCCCCTTAGAACTTGATTCCACAGGGGTGGCAGTCGAAGCGCACACCAGTTTTAAACGTCTGGCCACCATTGAATTCCCGATTCCCGTCGGGAAAAAATTTCCCACAGCGCGCTATTCAATGATTGAAGCCAAACCCCATACCGGCCGCTTTCACCAGATTCGCCGGCACCTCAACCGCATCACTCATCCCCTGCTGGGCGACTCTTATCATGGCGATTCCCGACACAACCAATTCTTCAGAAATCACTTAGGAATCGAGGGGTTGTGCTTAAAAGCCGTTCATTTGGAGTTCATCCATCCTTGGACCAAAACGAATATAAGCATTACCGCGCCTGAATGCGAAAAGTGGAATAAGATTCAACTTCTCTTCACCCCTCCCTAGCTTTTTTGCTTCTCGGCAGGGTCACAAACAAGAACAGTACGACAAACTCAAATCTCTTTGACGGCCTCGATTTCCCGGCGTAAAAAATGCGCCTTCTCAGAGGTAAACGATGTCTAGGTCTAAAGCTCTTCACAAGCTGATGTTTGTGGCTGGCGTTCTCTTCTTTTTGTTGGTGACACTCCAGGCTCCGGCGCAGGTTTCAGCAGAAGCTCCAACTAAAGCGGCCGCACCACTTCATCACAAACTTGATGTCGAAATTTTTCCGACACTCAAAATGATCAAAGCCCAAGACACGCTAACCTTTCCTGCGGATACTCCGCGCAAGATCAGTTTTCTTTTACATAAAGATCTTCAAGTCGCCGTCATCAGCGCAAACGATTCTTTGGTTGTTCTGCACCCGGCCACCCAAGCTGAGCCTTTTACAGAATATGGTCTGACTTTAAGCTCACAAGACAACTCGGCGACATTGGTTTATTCCGGTGTGATCTATGATCCTGTGGTCGACAACGACAGTCGTGGTTTGATTTCCTTGGAGGGTGCAACACTTTTCGGAAGCACTTACTGGTATCCCGATGTTCTAGGTGCACAAAAAAGTTTTGAATTGAGCATTCGCACCCCGGCTGATTGGAAATCTTTGTCACAAGGACAAATGATCAGCCTTGAAAATCAAGGTTTGACCAATATCACTCGCTATAAAGAAATATACCCCCAAGAAGATATCTATCTGATTGCTGGTCCCTTCAAAAGTTTTGAAACTGAGACTGCATCCGGAAAAAAACTGCGAGTTCTTTTGCGCAAAGATGAACCCGCTTTGGCACAAAATTTCCTAGCGGTGATGCCCGACTACATTCAACACTTCTCTGAAATCATTGCGCCTTATCCTTATGGAAGTTTTAGCGTCGTAGAGAATCTTTGGGAAACCGGCTACGGGATGCCGAGCTTCACTTTGCTGGGCTCCACAGTCGTACGTCTTCCATTCATATTAAACTCCTCCCTTCCCCATGAGATTCTTCACAACTGGTGGGGCAATAGCGTCTATGTCGATTACGACAAAGGCAATTGGAGCGAAGGTTTAACAACCTACATGGCAGATTACTGGCAACAGGAAAAGATAAACGCAGACCGCGCCTATCGCATGAAGACCCTCGCTAACTATTCTGATTTTGTTACCACAAATCCAGCAAGCGATTTCCCGCTTCGTCAGTTCAAGGGCCGCCACAATTCCAGCTCTCAAGCCGTGGGTTATGGCAAATCCATGATGCTCTTCCATATGCTGGAGTTCCGCTTTGGCAAAGAGCTTTTCCAGAAGGCCCTTCAGGATTTCTACAACGTGAACATCTTTAAGCGCGCAACTTTTAGAGATATCCAAACAAGTTTTGAGAAAATCACCAATCAAAATCTCGAGAGTTTATTCACGCAATGGCTGGATCGCAAAGGGGCCCCGGTTATTGAATTGACTGACGTCAAAGTGATGCGTTGGTTGGACGGATCCAATGCGACGACTTATGTTTTGAGCCAGAAGCAAGAAGAGGTTTACAACCTCTCAATCCCGGTCATTTGGACTCTAGAATCTGGCGAAGAGGTTCGTCAGGTGGCGAAGCTTGCCGACAAATCGCAGATTTTCACTTTGGTTTCACGTTCTCGCCCTGTGAAAATCTCTGTCGATCCTGATTTCCATCTTTTCCGTTCTTTGTACACGGAAGAGCGCCCTGCCACCGTATCATCAGTGCTTGGCTCCCCTTCGGTGCATTTTTATTTTGACGGCAACAACGGCGGAGCCCAAGCCTTTGTTCAAAACTGGAGCAAAACCCTTGAAGGCAAAACCACTTTGCACAACGTGAGCGACGCCTTTGAGGTTCCTTCT
This region includes:
- a CDS encoding pseudouridine synthase; amino-acid sequence: MKLLYQDEYFVAIEKPSGFHVHPPEDGYPVPREKICLYQVRDMLGQHVFPVHRLDAGTSGVLLFALSSESAREVSRLFAERLTKKTYHAVVRGYTPVEGDIHIPLELDSTGVAVEAHTSFKRLATIEFPIPVGKKFPTARYSMIEAKPHTGRFHQIRRHLNRITHPLLGDSYHGDSRHNQFFRNHLGIEGLCLKAVHLEFIHPWTKTNISITAPECEKWNKIQLLFTPP
- a CDS encoding M1 family metallopeptidase; this translates as MSRSKALHKLMFVAGVLFFLLVTLQAPAQVSAEAPTKAAAPLHHKLDVEIFPTLKMIKAQDTLTFPADTPRKISFLLHKDLQVAVISANDSLVVLHPATQAEPFTEYGLTLSSQDNSATLVYSGVIYDPVVDNDSRGLISLEGATLFGSTYWYPDVLGAQKSFELSIRTPADWKSLSQGQMISLENQGLTNITRYKEIYPQEDIYLIAGPFKSFETETASGKKLRVLLRKDEPALAQNFLAVMPDYIQHFSEIIAPYPYGSFSVVENLWETGYGMPSFTLLGSTVVRLPFILNSSLPHEILHNWWGNSVYVDYDKGNWSEGLTTYMADYWQQEKINADRAYRMKTLANYSDFVTTNPASDFPLRQFKGRHNSSSQAVGYGKSMMLFHMLEFRFGKELFQKALQDFYNVNIFKRATFRDIQTSFEKITNQNLESLFTQWLDRKGAPVIELTDVKVMRWLDGSNATTYVLSQKQEEVYNLSIPVIWTLESGEEVRQVAKLADKSQIFTLVSRSRPVKISVDPDFHLFRSLYTEERPATVSSVLGSPSVHFYFDGNNGGAQAFVQNWSKTLEGKTTLHNVSDAFEVPSEGAIVLVGDNAAFANFMKSQLADQKFQISDSSITIEDQAFALSEVSTVLVTRLKNKPTQAIVWVRWSADNNPGEWAKRLTHYGNMGILVFKGRPAVLQSSWPVTESPLQRKM